A genomic segment from Leptolyngbya boryana PCC 6306 encodes:
- a CDS encoding 30S ribosomal protein S1 has protein sequence MTNQNTLAMDVGFTHEDFAALLDKYDYHFSPGDVVAGTVFSLEPRGALIDIGAKTAAYIPIQEMSINRIDAPEEVLQSNETREFFILADENEDGQLTLSIRRIEYMRAWERVRQLQAEDATVRSLVFATNRGGALVRIEGLRGFIPGSHISTRKPKEDLVGEELPLKFLEVDEERNRLVLSHRRALVERKMNRLEVGEVVIGTVRGIKPYGAFIDIGGVSGLLHISEISHDHIDTPHSVFNVNDEVKVMIIDLDAERGRISLSTKQLEPEPGDMVKNPQVVYDKAEEMAAKYRENMKQQQQGAPAALELPVAEEVPVALEEVEEIPDATEDVE, from the coding sequence ATGACCAATCAGAACACTTTAGCAATGGATGTTGGTTTTACCCACGAAGATTTTGCGGCTCTACTGGATAAGTATGACTATCACTTCAGTCCTGGAGATGTAGTTGCAGGAACCGTATTCAGTCTGGAGCCGAGAGGCGCTCTGATTGATATCGGTGCGAAAACGGCAGCTTATATTCCCATTCAGGAGATGTCAATTAACCGGATTGATGCTCCTGAAGAAGTCTTACAGTCTAACGAGACTCGCGAGTTTTTCATCTTGGCTGATGAAAATGAGGATGGGCAGTTGACCCTCTCGATCCGCCGCATAGAGTATATGCGGGCATGGGAACGGGTTCGCCAACTTCAAGCAGAAGACGCGACTGTGCGATCGCTGGTATTTGCCACGAATCGAGGCGGTGCGCTGGTTCGGATTGAGGGCTTGCGTGGATTTATTCCCGGATCTCACATCAGTACCCGCAAACCCAAAGAAGATTTAGTGGGTGAAGAATTGCCCCTGAAATTCTTAGAAGTGGACGAAGAGCGCAACCGTCTAGTTCTCAGCCATCGTCGTGCGTTAGTTGAACGCAAGATGAACCGCCTAGAAGTGGGCGAAGTCGTCATCGGAACAGTACGCGGCATCAAGCCGTATGGTGCATTCATCGATATCGGTGGAGTCAGCGGTCTGCTGCACATTTCCGAAATCTCTCACGATCACATTGATACGCCGCATAGCGTGTTTAACGTCAATGATGAAGTGAAAGTGATGATCATTGATCTGGACGCTGAGCGCGGTCGGATTTCGCTTTCGACCAAGCAACTTGAGCCAGAACCCGGCGATATGGTGAAGAACCCGCAAGTCGTGTATGACAAGGCTGAAGAAATGGCAGCGAAGTATCGCGAGAACATGAAGCAGCAACAGCAAGGCGCTCCGGCTGCGCTGGAACTCCCAGTCGCTGAAGAAGTTCCGGTTGCACTGGAAGAAGTCGAGGAAATTCCTGACGCGACGGAAGATGTCGAATAA